In Pedobacter heparinus DSM 2366, the following are encoded in one genomic region:
- a CDS encoding 3-oxoacyl-ACP synthase III family protein, translated as MGIKSTIHSVITGTGSYIPENVISGNAFLNASFYENGVKLDKDINEIISKFSEITEINERRYIDVNLVSSNIAAIAAQRAIDSAKIDKESLDHIIFCHNFGDVKAGSNRMDILPSLAAKVKQTLQIKNPDCVAYDIIFGCPGWVQGAIQANYLIQSGDAGRVMVIGAETLSRIIDPHDRDSMIFSDGAAAVIFEAQNSEEALGIIAHKTQTYAVDYGSLLVMGKSNNPDECNGNAYLKMNGRKLYEFAVTTVPQVVKTAIDKAGISITDIKTVFIHQANGKMDNAIMKRLFKLYGQDTVPENLVPMTISWLGNSSVATIPTLLDLVMKNKVKGYQVRKGEYAVFTSVGAGMHINAFVYRF; from the coding sequence ATGGGCATTAAATCAACAATACACTCGGTTATTACTGGCACGGGAAGTTATATCCCCGAAAATGTTATCTCAGGAAATGCCTTTTTAAACGCATCCTTTTACGAAAATGGGGTAAAGCTGGATAAGGACATCAATGAGATCATCAGCAAATTCTCAGAAATTACCGAGATCAACGAGCGCCGATATATTGATGTCAATCTGGTGAGCAGTAATATTGCTGCCATTGCTGCACAAAGGGCCATCGACAGCGCAAAAATCGATAAGGAAAGCCTTGACCACATTATTTTTTGCCACAACTTCGGGGATGTAAAAGCAGGCAGCAACCGCATGGACATCCTGCCTTCGCTTGCCGCTAAAGTAAAACAGACCCTGCAGATTAAAAATCCGGACTGTGTGGCTTATGATATCATCTTTGGTTGCCCAGGTTGGGTACAGGGAGCCATCCAGGCCAATTATCTGATCCAAAGTGGTGATGCCGGCCGGGTAATGGTCATAGGCGCAGAAACATTGTCCCGGATTATTGACCCGCACGACCGCGACAGCATGATCTTCTCTGATGGGGCAGCCGCAGTTATATTTGAAGCCCAAAACAGTGAAGAAGCCCTTGGTATCATCGCTCATAAAACACAGACCTATGCGGTTGATTACGGTTCATTGCTGGTCATGGGGAAAAGCAATAATCCGGATGAATGCAATGGCAATGCTTACCTTAAAATGAATGGCCGTAAGCTTTATGAATTTGCCGTAACTACCGTACCACAGGTTGTGAAAACTGCAATAGATAAAGCCGGAATCAGCATTACCGATATTAAAACAGTCTTCATCCACCAGGCCAATGGAAAAATGGACAATGCCATCATGAAGCGGCTTTTTAAACTTTACGGACAGGATACTGTTCCCGAAAACCTTGTGCCTATGACCATTTCATGGTTAGGGAACAGTTCGGTAGCTACCATTCCAACGCTGTTAGACCTGGTCATGAAAAACAAAGTAAAAGGTTACCAGGTCAGAAAGGGAGAATATGCCGTTTTTACCTCTGTTGGGGCAGGGATGCACATCAATGCTTTTGTCTATCGCTTTTAA
- a CDS encoding LutC/YkgG family protein produces MQENISSKELMLKKIRKALLERRDNPYPNLEDGPLYAENTEYPEVLFAEQLTAVSGNFIYCENGIEFIENILQLAEKFNWRKIYCWEPELQELLSTYEFPFYQTDKDFEMAEAGITLCEALIARNGSVMVSNQNAAGRRLSIFPHHHIVIARTGQLVMDLKDAFKLIRDKYGSQIPSMISTITGPSRTADIEKTLVLGAHGPKELFVFLIDDFS; encoded by the coding sequence ATGCAAGAAAACATTTCCTCAAAAGAGCTCATGCTAAAAAAGATAAGAAAAGCCCTTCTGGAAAGAAGAGACAACCCTTATCCCAACTTAGAAGACGGCCCCCTTTACGCTGAAAATACAGAATATCCCGAGGTGTTGTTTGCAGAACAACTTACCGCGGTCTCCGGAAATTTTATTTACTGTGAAAACGGAATAGAATTCATTGAAAATATCCTTCAGCTGGCCGAAAAGTTTAACTGGAGAAAAATATACTGCTGGGAACCCGAACTCCAGGAATTGCTTTCCACCTACGAATTCCCTTTTTATCAGACCGACAAGGATTTTGAAATGGCCGAAGCAGGCATTACCCTGTGTGAAGCCTTAATTGCCCGTAATGGATCTGTAATGGTCTCCAATCAGAATGCAGCCGGCCGAAGGTTAAGTATTTTTCCCCATCACCATATCGTTATTGCCCGTACCGGCCAACTGGTAATGGATCTGAAAGATGCTTTTAAACTGATCCGCGACAAATACGGCAGCCAGATTCCCTCTATGATCAGCACCATTACCGGACCAAGCCGTACAGCCGATATTGAGAAGACTTTAGTGCTGGGTGCACACGGACCTAAAGAATTATTTGTATTTTTAATCGACGATTTTTCATAA